GACTCATCATTCAGATCATCAAGTTCTGACAATACGGGAGGCATTGAGACAGATTTGTGGTCGTCCCTTACTGTATGGaacaaaatcattattttataccATGTCATGAGTAAATGTTCAGTGTCTATTGGCACAAGTGATCAAAAGTaggattaaatgaaataataacaGTAAAGTTTTTTGTTGCCCCAATGAAGAAGTTGTCTTAATATTGTTCACGCAATGTGTTTGTGCAGCCCTTTATTTATTCCAAATAAAGCATATGTAGcacaataaaaactaaaatacggCCAGAAAGACATCGTTTTTTGATATAATCTGCAGAAGCATGGTATCAGGAAATCCTAGTTTCATGTCACATTTAAAGCAAActccaaagaaagaaaatctaGTTTTGCATATACTCACATTTAACATTCGGACTATTTATATTGAAGTCATCCTCGTGAAGCTCGGAATCGTGATATGACATAAACTTCAGTTCTTTGTACCTCATGTGAGGCAATTCCAGAGAATGAGAGTCCTCgctttttgatgatgaaaatgGAAAAGCTCGCGGTGAAGGATTCGGGGCTCGCGCAAACGATGAAGAGTGCTTCACTTTTGCATTGGTAGTCTTCATTTTCAAAGGCTCTCCACAGCAAGAACACCTTTGATTGTTGAATCTGTCAACCTGCATGAACCCATCATCCTTCAAACTCAACTGAATCGGCTGGCCATCCTGAACAAAGCACTCCAAATCCTTGTGCAAAATCCCCACAAGGGACTTGTATGTGTCACAATCCGATTCCTTCTCGGTTGCAAATGAAAGAAGGCACCCCTCACACATTTTCCTTATGTCAGAGAGCTTCTTGTGGTTGTGACAAAAAGCCAAAGACGACATGTCCTTCTTGTGAGCCTCACAAACAGACTCATTGTAATAGAAATCATGATTTCTGTGAACCAGAACATGATCAAACCTGGTGCACAGCCAGCAAGGGATATGCAATTCAAAGAATCTTGCATACTCATTGGCCGCAAATGCAAGAAACCCATCAAGGAAGAGTATGAATATCAGCACCCATTCAAGCAACACATAGATCACAAAATGTGTGAACCTCCCCATTTCTTGCTCAACAAAAGTAGAAAATGATCGAGTAGCCATGTTGgtaattttctttcctttttgtttttctgtttttattttgttttctctgtcCTTATTAACAGCCCAACAGCATGCAGATCAATGCAACAAAACAGCAAAACTTGTGTAATCTGTGATGCTGCCGaagatcaaacaaaaaaaaaataaaaataaaagtgggTGTggattaagaaagaaaaagataggaACTTAGAATGTGGGAAGAAGGAGACCTTGGTTGGGGATGAGACCAAGATCTTTCTCTCAGCGTGTGTCTCTCTTAGTGGCACGTTTGCtaaggaaagaaaagagaatgtGAAAGGTGGAACTCAATTAGCCGTAAATAGAAGAAACATTTGCTGTTAAAACCAATGGAGGCTGTTAGGCAGAAAATTACCTGAAATAACGGTCTATCATGCCTCTCCCAATTTTCTTCCCAATTACAAAAACAGATACATCTTCTTTTTCCCATGCCAAAGCCTTTTTGCTCCAAATTCGTTAAAATGAatactaattattaattatacatttattagatcttgtatttaaatttcatgaacTCCTGTACATGTATTCAGTAAAAATAATTGGTACTCTTCATATTTCAGACATACTTGTAGATATTCATATAATGCACTAAATTCAAGTGAACTAAAAGTATTACTCATTATAGTAACTGGTCAAATACTCTAGTAAATTAGAATAAACCTGATACAACTAAAATCGAGTTTCTTCGTCAACGTCAATAAGAGAAAAGGAAtaaaaggtaaataaaatttatttctccataaattaaaattagcttATATACAACTTAATTTCTAGAAGTTACCTCATGTAATTTCTTTAAGTTTTCCATTTTAAATTAggtataagttaattttaacttagCTTTTGttctttctaaaattatttatgaagaAAATGGTTCAACCACGCGTAGGAAAAATGATTCTCTGTTTCAGAGCAAGACATGAGGACACATTTCAGAATTCATAAGTTAGTCAAATTACCTAGGAAGCTCACCAGGTATATTTTCACGTCCATCAGAATCAACTGCTAAGCCGACAATGGTAGCATTCAAACTGTAGAATATTTCAGAACTTGGAACCTACATAGgccataaaaaaaatgttctgcTCAACtttatcaaaaacaaaaatagatgTATGAAATATAGTTGGAACTCCCAAAAAGAAAACGACCcatttgatatttatatttatactagAAATATCTAAAAATAGTGGCATCACAATCAAAATGGAACAAATTCTTGAAAACGAAACGTATGAAGGACAGCTTAACTCAATCTCAAGATTCCACTCTTATGGTGATGTATACAACTTTACCTTCTAAACCATCAGGTCACAAGGTAGCAACCTTATTAACTTATTATTTCACTGAGTCTGACTCAGAAAATCAGAACAGGTAACGAAGTAAAATTTGAACTAACCTCGCAATGAAGGCGCCGAATCTTTATACTATCAATGGAATCTTCataagggtttttttttttttcacgtttCAAGGCAAAAATTAATTCGTTATTATAGATTtagataattgttttataagTCTTACAATTTCACACCACTTCAAATGAACAAGTTGTGTCTGTCACAATAAAAAAGGTGAAGTTGTGCACCCTCACACGTTTTCAGacacttgtaatcgattaagaaCACCTTTAATTGATTACACAATGTTAAAATCATACAAGAGGTCACGACTTCACTAATAATCCATTCATCACtgttgtaattgattaccaatgttgaaactataataaaataccaacaaaaaaatggttaaaattaagttaaaatatgaattacatTCATGAAAATTAGAATTACCAAAAGGTTTTGAGCATAAAAAATTTGTCATGTTTTCTTTATACTTATCATGAATTATTTGGAtcaattgtttcttttatagtgaatttaaataatttacatcaTAAATTGgatcatttgtttgttttataatgaatttaaataatttatatattaaattggatcaactgtttttttataatgaatttaaattctttatactaatcataaattgaataaatttttccttttatactAGAAATATCCTAGTTTATGACATTTGAAACACTAGGTGGCTTTATTGAAGGATTATCTTCCTCTGCCACGTCCTCCCATGAATGCACCACGACAACCTCAGATGGGTCATTCCTATGGAGTGTTTGTGTTGTCTTCATGAATGCCTTCAACATATGATGTTTCATTGTCCAAAATTTCTTCTAAAATCTCCTTATTGcttgaaagaaaaaagttattgaCCTTTGAATTCTTGAGTTTGGCCTCTTCCACAACTCTCTTTTGAATCTTACTTCCTTGTCTTCATCCAATTATGAGTATGGGAATGCCTTCATCCACTAGATTCCATAACTTCTTACTTTGAAGAAAAGTTTCTTTTGTCATAATTGGTTATAATTAACTAAACTGCAAAattcttattaattaattatattttatataattaggtATAATATCtcttatttatcttaattattttttggatattttagcatggattaaaaaaacttataaagaCATATTGATCTTATAAGGAGCGTTAACTCAATTTCTCTCTCACCCATTTTAATACTTATATATTTGaaagttttataattattactatttttagtGTTAGAAAATCATGTATAGATGGATCTCATTATTAACTTTATGTTTAAAACTCTTCTTAGGAATGTCACTCTTTTCACCTTGTGAGAGAATATTCCTTTTTAGTAAGAATATTTGGTGTGATTTGAGAATGTTTTCCAAGATCCTGCAAAGGGGTTACCACCTCTAATATAAcatcaaattaacttttttcctaattttactttgttaaaTAGGCCACCTAGCAGAATTAACCCAGAAGAGTTAAGAAATTCAAAAGCAAGTGGAAGGACAAATTGAAAAGAAATGAGTGTAGGATATACCAAGAGTACTTATGATATGCCAATTATAATGAATAGTATGGATCATGAATGTGTTTCCAATATtcatttgaaaaacaaatataaccAAACAAGGCTTAAAGAAAGAGATGAATAGTAAActagtttcaaaataaaagtttgaattatatgaatggttagtcatgcttTTTTGGTTTCACAAATTCACCAAACACATTCATAAAGTTATTGTATAATGTACTTCACCCTTTTATAggcaagtttttttttttgtagtttaatTTGATGATATTTTGATTAGATGAGTATCTAAGGAGTGCGCTTAAAACTCTTAAGAAAGAAACATTGTTTGTTAATAGAAATAAATGCATATTTAGGATCAACCATGTAGGATTCCTAAAGTTCATGTATAACTTGAAATACTTATACACAAAAGATGATGATTTATCTAATATTTTCCTTTGATGATCAAAGGATTCATACAAACTAAAAGCAATATTACAATTGATTAGAGATTAAGTTACAATGgaaaaattcttgaatttttttttattagaaaataaaattaaccaaAATCAACTAAGAATTACCagtatttatatgtttaaattatatataattatttaatatttaaataaattttatatttattgataattaaaatatttcatctaatgaaataattaaaattcaataaatttaaattttttaatttaaataaaacattaataaaagatcatattaagaaataaactatataataacaCTGCTCAGGGAGTTTAAACATTAACTTAGTTTGACAAGGTTCATCCAGTAGGAAGTCTTGTATGAACAAAACATTTTTGGGTCAACACGCCCTCGGTTTCTTCCTTTAGAAGATATTGTTACCTtaacagaaacaaaaaaaaaaatcacattggATCTAGCATCTAGACACAATATTTGTGTTCACGCATTGTTACcactttaaaataaaaggaaaagtttCAGAGCAtcatctcaaaacctgcacTTGATCTTAACTAAAAGTAATGATTATTTATAGGTGCTTAACATGTAGGACACTTCTTTTGTCGAATGTCTGAATTGACAACCCGACCCCGCATGGTGCTTGCAACTGTGAGAAGAGACACAACAATAGATCATCATATCCCACTATCACTAGAAATGCACACCAACTATAGGACCAATAATACAAGTTGTGTAGCCAACAAGCATTTTACGTGGAACTATAAAATTGACTTGGACATAAAAATGGGAAGAAAGTGAACGAATTGGAAAAAAGTGAAAGTAGTCACGAGTTCAACTTTTctattaacatttaataattgaaaaattgtttgaaaagtttagaaaaaaaatgagaaaagatATTGATTCATCTTCCCACtaacaaaatactaaaattaacctttgttgataaaaaaaaaaaaaacattttacgTTTCCTGACCAATGAAGAACGATGGAAACTGTGGTTATTGTGGACTAACAGGGACAATGCAATTGCCAATTTCAAAACCTGTAGAGCAGGCAGTTCTGATATAACATTGATTGCAGGAGTAAACTAGGTCATGTATTCactaagaaaaacaaaaaatggagtCAATTTGCTAAGGATATGACGTACAGTGACAATCATAAAATTCATCTATATAATTCCTCCCGAGAAGATCTAGAAATCATTCCTGGGTATAGTCCAGatatatattcattaaaaattaacagGAAGTAGTTCGTTATGTTCAGTTATAGTAActacaaacataaaaaagagccaataaacaataaacaaaaccaTGACAGGACCTTTCCAGGGTCTGTACAAGGAACAGAAGGATCAATTTGGTGACTTATTACCTTATTGCCTTCTCTAATTCATCGTCCTTTTTCCTTTAACATCTTTTATCCTTCTCCCACCAAAAGAGAAAGGAGATTTGAGATAAAAATCTCTGAATCCAAAGCTGCTCTAGATTGGGCAACAGATCTATGTTATTTTCTAAGCAACGGTTATGAAGCTATCTCCATTGTTGAAACACGACAGTGAATGAAAAGCTGAATGTATTGATGAGGTTTGTCTTTGACTAGAAGACAAAGATAACCCGAGAGACAGTGTTGGTGGATCAAGTGAACTTAAACTGGTGGCGGTGATATCAGACGCTGTGGAGCCTTTATAATCTGGAACAATATTAGGGGCTGTTGTACAAACTAGCTTAGTACTAGGCCCATTCTGCTCCACATTTCCTTGTCCCAAAGTAAGTATTTTCATTGGATTCCCAGCTTGAGCTGACATAGCTCCAGTACCAATGTCCTTCGAATACATAGGCAACTTGGAAAATCCGTTCATGTTGCTTCCTTCAGGGGTAACAGGGTACATGGGATGCACAAGAGACACATTATCTTGATACTGAATCTGTCCTTCTTCCATCGGGGTTGTAGAGACCTGACCAAAAATTGAATAAGATCATTACAAATTACTCAAGTTGCTGTCATACCCTAAACagtaattaattattgatcTCACAGTACATGTTGAGATATAGCAGCCAATAAGTACCGGATAATAAGGCCATGTTTGTTCTGATTGATTTAGCACAGACGAAATTAAAAATGTGATGATTACAgggttgttgtttttttcttctcttttttccgTTTATGTTAATTTGCAACGAAAACATTTTTTATCATGATACTCTGTTTCTTTTCCAAACCGAGAAGAAAGGATTAGAAAATTAGCAAATAAAACAATACTTAATAACAttgatttttactttttctgcctttctcttttctttcatgCAATGTCCAGTTATAACCAATTTCAAGTAAAGATattcaaaatagtaaaagattcaaatatttgaatatgaaactaagagaaaaagagaaaaaaatgtgtgaaaaaaattaaataaaaacctCAATATTCTGATAAAGGACCACAAGTAAAGGAATTGGATGgagttgagaaaaaaaattataataaataatttaatttaaatctataaGACTAAAATGATATGATAACAATACAATCTCTGGTTTAATATTTATGACCTTTTTTTCAATCAaaacaatttcatttaaatttttccaTCTTTTCACTAATTCATCCCAACAAAATTATTCTGCcctttcttttctatatttaatttttttttctttttttcctcgcactgtttttccttttttttttctcatccatATATAAGTCTTCCTCCCGTATCAAACCATGGAAACTGAACGATTGGTACTAAAATAACACAGAGGTTTCTTTCTCCGGTTCTCCAAGTTCAAAGTAGTTAGCTTCTTGGGCTATAAAGCCTGAAATCACGTGATTTTGTTCCGTTGGAGTTTCTCTTGAACAACAAAGGACtgtatcaattaattaattaactaaagatAAGATACATAACCAAACGACACAAGTTTCGTTAGGtttcataaaacattttttattccaTTTCCCCTTTTACAAGCAAATGCAAGGAAGCTCCGATCTTTCCACTGGATTTCGAAGTTTTGAACCGAAATAGTGCGAAAATTAGACTAAACCTCCCCATTGCTGGCAATATTAAAACGGAAAAACAAGGAACTGTTTCACGCCACTCTAAGTAAACCCAAgggataaacaaaattttaaaaaataaaagtatttttgaaaacaataatCCACCAATCTAAAAAATCAACTGAAACTAAACAGTGAGGTAACTTTTTTTCTTCCCCCTTTCCTTTGGTTTCTATACTTTGTTTTTCCTAACACGGCAAAAGAAAGCACGCTAAAATTTCAATCCCACCACCAACATCGATTAATAACGCGTTGACTCAGCACCTAATTTCATGTACAAAATTAACATCAAACTTTACCTGAACACAACTTACCGAATCGGTGGTTATGTCGAAGAGGCTGGATCTACGGCGACGGCGATTGAGGTTGGTACGGCGGAGAAAGTACTTTTGAGCATGGCTAGCAACTTGAGTTGGAGTCCGTGTCTTGACATAGTTCCTTGAGATTCCTCTCCAGTCACCTTTCCCCACTTTCTGCAACCCAACCAAGAACAGCTTGTGCTCTTCCTCCGTCCATGGAATCCCTGATCATCCCCCAAATATCCACAAACAACACTCTCTTAATGCaacaaatcaataatcacaTTCATATTCATACTTATCTCACAACAAATCCACAATCaacatgcaataaaataaatacaaaacttTGATTAACTAACATAGATCCTCTCTCCGGTTAAAATTAATATCTCCTATCATTAAT
This Vigna angularis cultivar LongXiaoDou No.4 chromosome 4, ASM1680809v1, whole genome shotgun sequence DNA region includes the following protein-coding sequences:
- the LOC108331878 gene encoding transcription factor MYB1R1 isoform X2, whose protein sequence is MPLSSASAAAPHSASSAEIMLFGVRVVVDSMRKSVSMNNLSQYDHHRDTAAAKDDAVAAGYASADDAAPNNSGKNRDRKRGIPWTEEEHKLFLVGLQKVGKGDWRGISRNYVKTRTPTQVASHAQKYFLRRTNLNRRRRRSSLFDITTDSVSTTPMEEGQIQYQDNVSLVHPMYPVTPEGSNMNGFSKLPMYSKDIGTGAMSAQAGNPMKILTLGQGNVEQNGPSTKLVCTTAPNIVPDYKGSTASDITATSLSSLDPPTLSLGLSLSSSQRQTSSIHSAFHSLSCFNNGDSFITVA
- the LOC108331878 gene encoding transcription factor MYB1R1 isoform X1, translating into MPLSSASAAAPHSASSAEIMLFGVRVVVDSMRKSVSMNNLSQYDHHRDTAAAKDDAVAAGYASADDAAPNNSGKNRDRKRGIPWTEEEHKLFLVGLQKVGKGDWRGISRNYVKTRTPTQVASHAQKYFLRRTNLNRRRRRSSLFDITTDSVSCVQVSTTPMEEGQIQYQDNVSLVHPMYPVTPEGSNMNGFSKLPMYSKDIGTGAMSAQAGNPMKILTLGQGNVEQNGPSTKLVCTTAPNIVPDYKGSTASDITATSLSSLDPPTLSLGLSLSSSQRQTSSIHSAFHSLSCFNNGDSFITVA